A stretch of the Pongo pygmaeus isolate AG05252 chromosome 16, NHGRI_mPonPyg2-v2.0_pri, whole genome shotgun sequence genome encodes the following:
- the LOC134738390 gene encoding multiple C2 and transmembrane domain-containing protein 2-like isoform X2 — protein sequence MGPAFVILSDLELNRTTEHILKLEDPNSLEDDMGVIILNLNLVVKQGDFKRHSSLICNLRLSESLKRNQLWNGIISITLLEGKTVSGGSMTEIFVQLKLGDQRMGILDIEVWREDSKKQEESLGSTIDNKSIFWELALRLYPAANLQVGEIYNKMSTASQPERLC from the exons ATGGGTCCTGCATTTGTCATTCTCAGTGATCTTGAGCTTAACAG AACaactgaacatattttaaaactggaaGATCCAAACAGTTTAGAAGATGACATGGGAGTGATCATCTTAAATTTGAACCTAGTGGTAAAACAGGGTGATTTCAAGAGACAT tCCTCTTTGATATGCAACCTACGGCTCTCTGAGTCCTTGAAAAGAAACCAGCTCTGGAACGGGATTATAAGTATAACTTTGTTGGAAGGGAAGACTGTCTCAGGAGGAAGCATGACAGAAATCTTTGTCCAGTTAAAACTGGGAGATCAGAG GATGGGCATTTTGGACATTGAAGTGTGGAGAGAGGACAGTAAAAAGCAGGAGGAAAGTCTGGGCAG TACAATAGATAACAAAAGTATCTTTTGGGAGCTGGCTCTACGGCTTTACCCTGCAGCAAACTTGCAGGTGGGAGAAATCTACAATAAAATGTCGACTGCTTCTCAGCCTGAAAGATTGTGCTAG